In one Dasypus novemcinctus isolate mDasNov1 chromosome 25, mDasNov1.1.hap2, whole genome shotgun sequence genomic region, the following are encoded:
- the KCNF1 gene encoding voltage-gated potassium channel regulatory subunit KCNF1 — MDDSRERSLPELGSQGSRAGEDIEIVVNVGGVRQVLYGDLLSQYPETRLAELINCLAGGYDTIFSLCDDYDPGKREFYFDRDPDAFKCVIEVYYFGEIHMKKGICPICFKNEMDFWKVDLKFLDDCCKSHLSEKREELEEIARRVQLILDDLGVDAAESRWRRCQKCVWKFLEKPESSRPARAVAVLSFLLILISSVVMCMGTIPELQVLDAEGNRVEHPTLENVETACIGWFTLEYLLRLFSSPNKLHFALSFMNIVDVLAILPFYVSLTLTHLGARMMELTKVQQAVQALRIMRIARIFKLARHSSGLQTLTYALKRSFKELGLLLMYLAVGIFVFSALGYTMEQSHPETLFKSIPQSFWWAIITMTTVGYGDIYPKTTLGKLNAAISFLCGVIAIALPIHPIINNFVRYYNKQRVLETAAKHELELMELNSSSGGEGKAGGSRSDLDNLPPEPDGKEGPRWSSRLKISHSDTFIPLLTEEKHHRTRLQSCK, encoded by the coding sequence ATGGACGACTCCCGGGAGCGCAGCCTTCCGGAGCTGGGCAGCCAGGGCTCCCGGGCCGGAGAGGACATCGAGATCGTCGTCAATGTGGGGGGCGTGCGGCAGGTGCTGTACGGAGACCTTCTCAGCCAGTACCCCGAGACCCGACTGGCGGAGTTGATCAACTGCTTGGCTGGGGGCTATGACACCATCTTCTCCCTGTGCGACGACTATGACCCGGGAAAGCGCGAGTTCTATTTCGACAGGGACCCCGACGCTTTCAAGTGTGTCATCGAGGTATACTATTTTGGGGAGATCCACATGAAGAAGGGCATCTGCCCCATCTGCTTCAAGAACGAGATGGACTTCTGGAAGGTGGACCTCAAGTTCCTGGACGACTGTTGCAAGAGCCACCTGAGCGAGAAGCGCGAGGAGCTGGAGGAGATTGCGCGCCGCGTTCAGCTCATTCTGGACGACCTGGGCGTGGACGCGGCTGAGAGCCGCTGGCGGCGCTGCCAAAAGTGCGTGTGGAAGTTCCTGGAGAAACCGGAGTCGTCGCGCCCGGCTCGGGCGGTGGCTGTGCTATCCTTCCTGCTCATTCTCATCTCCTCAGTGGTCATGTGCATGGGCACCATTCCCGAGTTGCAGGTGCTGGACGCGGAGGGCAACCGCGTGGAGCACCCGACGCTGGAGAACGTGGAGACGGCGTGCATCGGCTGGTTCACGCTGGAGTACCTCCTGCGCCTCTTTTCCTCGCCCAACAAGCTGCACTTCGCTCTTTCCTTCATGAACATTGTGGACGTGCTGGCCATCCTGCCTTTCTACGTGAGCCTCACGCTCACGCACCTGGGTGCCCGCATGATGGAGCTGACCAAGGTGCAGCAGGCCGTGCAGGCCCTGCGGATCATGCGCATCGCCCGCATCTTCAAACTGGCACGCCACTCCTCGGGCCTGCAGACCCTCACCTACGCCCTCAAGCGCAGCTTCAAGGAACTGGGGCTGCTGCTCATGTACTTGGCTGTAGGAATCTTTGTCTTCTCTGCCCTGGGCTACACCATGGAGCAGAGTCACCCAGAAACCTTGTTTAAGAGCATCCCTCAGTCCTTCTGGTGGGCCATCATCACCATGACCACTGTTGGCTATGGGGACATCTACCCCAAGACCACACTGGGCAAGCTCAATGCAGCCATCAGCTTCTTATGTGGGGTCATTGCCATTGCCCTGCCCATCCACCCCATTATCAACAACTTCGTCAGGTACTACAACAAGCAGCGAGTCCTGGAAACCGCCGCCAAGCACGAGCTGGAGTTGATGGAGCTCAACTCCAGCAGTGGAGGTGAGGGGAAGGCTGGGGGCTCTCGGAGTGACCTAGACAACCTCCCGCCAGAGCCTGATGGAAAAGAAGGACCCAGGTGGAGTAGCCGGTTGAAGATCTCCCACAGTGACACCTTCATCCCTCTCCTGACCGAGGAGAAGCACCACAGGACCCGACTCCAGAGCTGCAAGTGA